GTCGTCGCGAGTGCGCACCCGAGCCCGCTCTCGGCCTCGCGGGGGTTCTTCGGGTCGAAGCCGTTTTCACGCGTCAACGAGCTGCTCGAGCAGCAGGGCGCTCCGCCCGTCGACTGGCGCGTCGAGAGGACACATGGGTGAAACACGACGGGCATAGCCTGACCTCGTGACGGCAGAACCCGCGACTTCCACAACGACCGAGCCTCGGACGATCAGGCGAGCGATGACCGGTGACGCCGCGGGCATCTCCGAGATCTACGCGCACTATGTGGCGGAGTCTTTCGCGACGTTCGACGAGCTCCCGCCCACCGTCGGCGCCTGGGCTGAGCGGCTCAGCGCGCTCGACGCATCGGGGCATCCTGTGCTCGTCGCTGCCGCAGCATCCGGTGATGTAATCGGTTACGCGTACGTCGCGCCGTGGAAGCCGAAGCACGCCTATCGAGCGACGGTGGAGAACTCGATCTACCTCGCGCCGTCGGCCGCGGGCACCGGACTCGGTCGTCGGCTTCTCGCAGGGCTCATCGATGCGTGCCGCGATGCGGGTCACACAGAGATCATCGCGGTGATCAGCGACAGGGGAAGCGACGCATCATTGGCGCTGCACGAACACGCGGGCTTTCGTCGTGTTGGCCGGCTTGAGAACGTCGGCTGCAAGTTCGGCACGTGGCTCGGCGTCCATCTGCTGCAGTACTCCGTCATGTGATGTGCGAGCGATGTGGGTAGCCTCAAGGCATGGCGGAACTGCACGACCTCAGCGCCCTCGACCTGTGGCGGGCGTTGCAGAAGGGTGAGACCAGCCCGACCGATGTGACAGAACACGTGATCGAGCGCGCCGAGCGTCACAATGCGCAGCTTGGTGCCTTTGTGACAGTGACACCGGATGCTGCGCGGCAGCGCGCCGCCAGGGTGCAGTCGAGTGTTCCACACACATCCCGCCTCTGGGGGCTCCCACTCGCAGACAAAGACCTCGTCAACAGAGCGGGTGTGCCGACCGGCTTCGGATCGCGCCTGTTCCAGGGAGTTGAACCCGCGGCATCCGATGAACTCGTCGAGGTTCTCGACGCGGCTGGCGCCGTGAGTATCGGCAAGACAGCCACGCCCGAGTTCGGTCTTGCCGGGTACACGGAGCCGCTGGCAACCGGCCCCGTGCGCAATCCATGGGATCTGACGCGCGGGGTAGGAGGGTCGAGCGGAGGCGCGGCCGCGGCTGTAGCGGCGCGCATTCTGCCGTTCGCGCCGGGCAGCGACGGCGGCGGATCCATTCGCATTCCTGCAGCGGCGTGCGGCCTCGTCGGCATCAAGCCGTCGCGTGGCCTCGTTCCGTCGGCGAGCGGCATCACCTCGCTCGGCGGACTGTCTGTCGGGGGTGCTCTCGCCCGAACGGTGACCGACGCGGCACTGCTTCTCGACGGCATGATCGGGCGCGTGAACGGTCGCATCGAACATCACTACACGCTCAGAGCTCCTGACGACAACGACGGTGATCTACTCGGGGCAGCAGTGCGCGGGGAAGGCCGCTACCAGCTCGGGGTCATGACCAACACGCCGTTCGACGGCGAACTCGACATCGTCGTGGATGCTGCTGCGGCGGCGGCCGTCGACGAGGCGACGACCCGTTTCGCTGACATGGGGCACGGCATCGAGGAGTTCGAGCTTGATCACGACAGCCGCTATGCACAGAGATTTCTCGCTCTGTGGCACGCGTCGGCGGCGTCGCTGCCCATCGAGGGATCACGGCTTGAACAGCTTGAGCCGCTCACCCGCCACCTTGTCGAGCGCGGACGTTTGATGAGCGCGCGCGATCTGACCGCGGTGCTCGGCGCGCTGAGCGAATTCGAGCGAAGCGTCATCGCTCAGTTCTCGCGCTTTGACGCTGTGCTGACGCCGACGCTCGCTCTCACGCCGCGGCCGTTGGGCTGGTTCGACGCCGAGGATCCCGAGCGAAACTTTCGTCAGCAGTGCGAGTACGAGCCGTACACCTCATTCGTCAATGTCGCGGGTCTGCCGGCGATCACGCTTCCCCTCGTGCAGACCGAGACGGGGCTGCCCATGGGAGTGCAGCTGATCGGGCGGCCGGGTGGTGAAGCAACCCTCTTCGCGCTCGGAACGCAGCTCGAGCGCCGCGTGCGGTGGCAGGATCGTCGACCTGGCGATTTCTCTCGCTAGAACCCCGTGTGCCCGGCCCCACGGAGGTTCGCGACGCGCGGCGGGAGCAGCCCGTGCCCGCGTCTCACGTCTGGGCTTGTCGAGCACGTTGTGGCCCGCGACGCCGTCAATCGTTCTCGTGCATATCGAGTGCGGGAACAGCGTCAAGCAGACGCGTTGTGTACGGATGCTGGGGGCGCGCAAGCACCTCGGCGGTATCGCCCTTCTCGACAATCCGGCCGTCGGTCATGACGGCCACATTCTCACACAGGTCGCGGACGATCCCGATATCGTGAGAAACGAGCACGAGTGTGAGCCCCAGTTGCGCCTTGAGATCGGCGAGCAGTTCGAGAATCTGCGCGCGCACGGTCACGTCGAGTGCGCTGACCGGCTCATCGCCCACGAGCATGCACGGTTCATGCACGATGGCGCGTGCCAGGGCGATGCGCTGGCGCTGGCCGCCCGAGAACTCATGCGGGTAGCGGTCGGCCATCTCGCCATCGAGTCCGACCTGCCCGAGCACCTCAAGCACTCGCGCCCGGTGGTCGCCTGCAATCCGCAGTCCTGACAGGGGTTCAGAGACGATCCGACCGACGGTCATGCGCGGATCGAGCGACGCATAAGGGTCTTGAAACACGATTCCCGTTTCACGGCGAAACCACCCGGCCCGGCGCCCGCGGGCGACAGGCCGCTCGCGAAACTCGACGTGGCCGCTCGTCGGCGTGTCGAGGGCGAGCATGAGCCGCACGAGCGTCGACTTTCCGGAGCCCGATTCTCCGATGATTCCGAGAGACGCGCCTTCGGGAATCTCAAGGTCCGTGCTCCGCAGAGCATGTGTGACGGAACGCGGCGCAAAGAGCGTGTCGCGCCGGTTCACGTAGTCGCGGGTCAGTCCGCACAGCCGCATGAGGGGGGTCGTCACGTCGCCTCCGGTCTCGTCCAGCTCGTCGCGCGCGCAGCATCCACGATTCTCCTGGTCACCGCAGACGTCGGATGTGCGAGCAGATCATGTACGGAGCCCGATTCGGCGAGACGTCCGTGGTCGAGAACGATCGCCGTTTCGACGATGGATTTCAGAACGGCGAGGTCGTGCGTGATGAACACGAGCGAAGTGCCGAGCTGCGTGACGACGCGTTCGAAGAGCTCGAGGATCTCCGCTTGAATCGTGACGTCGAGCGCCGTCGTCGGTTCGTCGGCGATGAGCACCTGCGGGCGCGCGGCCAGAGCCATGGCGATTCCCACTCGCTGACGCTGCCCGCCCGAAAGCTGGTGCGGGTACCGCGAGAGCATCGCCTCGGGGTCGTTGAGCGCGACGAGCTTCGCGAGCTCGAGGGCGCGGGCGCGGCATTCGGCCCGGCCCAGTCGTTCGTGAATGCGCACGGGCTCCATGATCTGCCTGCCGATCGTGCGGATCGGGTTGAGGGCAGTGCGCGGCTCCTGAAAGACCATGGCAATGCGCGACCCGCGCACCCGGGCGAGTTCGCGGTCGGGGCGGCCGAGCAGCTCACGACCGTCGAGGCGGATGCTGCCCGTCGCCGTTGCGCCGTCGGGAAGCAGCCCGAGCACGGCCAGAGCCGTCATCGACTTTCCGGAGCCGGACTCGCCGATGATGCCGATGCGCCCTCCGTCATCGACGGCGAATGAGACGGAATCGACGACCGTGCGTCCTGCGACGGTGATGGTCAGGTCGGTCACGCTGAGGCTCATGCCGTGATCACCTCCGGTCGGCCGAGACGCGGGTCCGTCGCGTCACGCAGGCCGTCGCCGAGCAGGTTGAACCCGAGAACCGTGATTGTGATGGCGAGTCCGGGCCAGACCACCGAGAGGGGGTGGATGCTGATGTACGCCTGCAGCTCGGCAAGCACGCGCCCCCATGACGGCGTCGAGACGGGCGCGCCGTAGCCGAGATACGACAGTCCCGTCTCGGCAAGTACCGCGACAGCCATGCACCACGAGAGCTGAACGATGAAGACGGGGGCAACGTTGGGAAGGATGTGCCGCGTGAGATTTCGCACGGGACCGAGTCCTGCAGCGACTCCGGCGGTCACGAACTCGGAGTGAGACACGCGGCGGATCTCCGGACGCGTGACGCGGCCGATGTTGACACCGAAGCTGATGCCGACGGCGAGGATCACGACCATGAGGGATCCACCGAACGCTGAGGCGAGCATCATGGCGATGAGGAGCGTGGGGAAGGCGATGAGAATGTCGATGAGCACGGCGATGACCTCGCGGAACCAGCGAGAGGTGAGCGCGCCGAGTACGGCGAAGACGACGCCGACGATCGCGCCGACGAGAGCGGAGCCGATCGCCACCTGCAGGGTCACGCGCGATCCAGCGAGGAGCACGCTGAAGATGTCGCGCCCGATGTTGTCAGTGCCGAGCAGATGATCGGGGGAAGGGGGCTGCCATTTGTCGAGCACGTCCGTGTGCACCGGGTCGTGGGGAGTCCAGACCAGGGATACCAGGGCGCACAGCACGAGCACGGTTGTCGATGCGATGCCGAACAGGCCCGCCGGGCTGCGCAGGAGCGAGCGCGCCCATCCGGGGCGTCTTGTCACGGGAGCAGGAGCGGTCATGCTGAGACCTCCCGCTGCCGAGGATCGATGGCTCGTGCGACGATGTCCACGACTGTGCCGATGATGAGGACGAGTCCTGTCAGCACGAGAACGTCTCCCTGCACCTTCTCAAGGTCGCGGTTGCCGACGTCCGTGACGAGCATGCGACCGATCCCGGGAAGGTTGAAGAGCTGTTCGATGATCACGGCGCCCACGAGCAGCCCGGCGATCTGAAGGGCGAGCACAGAGACGACGGTCAGGGCGACGTTCGGCATACCGTGCGTAACGAGGGCGCGCGTGCGGGTCAGACCTTTCGCCGCCGCCGTGCGCACGTAGTCCTGGCCGAGTGCTTCGAGGGCTGCCGAGCGAATGAAGCGCAAGAGGACGGCGCCCTCGACGACGCCGATCGTGAGTGCGGGAAGCACGAGCGAGTAGAGTGCCCTGCCCGGCGCCTCCCAGCCATCGCGTGGAAACCCCTGCGGAGGGAACCAGCCGAGCCCCACCGCGAAGACGACGACGAGCAGCATGCCCGCCCAGACGACGGGAACGGCAGCGATCGCCTGCGATGCCATGCTCATCGCGGACCCCGTGATGCTGCGATGCTTGAGCGCCGAGAGGATCCCGAGCGGGATCGCGATCACGAGGGCAGTCGCGAGAGACAGCACGGCCAGCGGAATCGTCACTTGCGACTTCTCGACGAGCTCGGAGGTCACCGATGCGCCGGTCAGCATCGAGCGTCCGAGGTCTCCCGAGAGGATGCCGCCGAGCCAGTCCCCGTACTGCGCGAGCAGCGGCTGGTTCAGTCCGAGCGATTCGCGGATCGCTTGCACCTGCTCCGGAGTGCCGTCGGTTCCGGCGATGACTTGTGCGACGTCCCCGGGCAGAACCCGGAGCGTCACGAAGATGAGCGCGCTCGCGACCAGCAGCCCGACGAGGAGCAGGGCGAGGCGGGTGAGGGCGAATCGAATCACGCGGTCACAGCGAGAGAGCTCAGATCGAGGCGTGCGTTGGGGGAATCGGTGGGGAAGCCCGTGATGCCCTCGGCGATGGCCGTGAGCGTGAGCGCGTTGTAGAGCCAGTCGGCGGCATGGTCTTCGGCCACGATCTTGGCGGCGTCTGCCAGCTTCTGCTCCGCTGTCTCCGGATCCGTCGCACGAACCGACTCGGCGTAAAGCTTCTGCACGTCGGCGTTGTCGTAGCCGAAGTAGTAGTCAGGATTTGCCCAGTTGCCGAAATCGCGCGGCTCAAGGTGATCGACGAAGCTGAGATCGTAATCGTGATTGGTGTACACGTCATTGAGCCAGGTCGAGAACTCGACCGAGTTGACGGTGAGCTCGACGCCGATCTCTTTGTACGCGGACACGAGCAGGTTGGCGACGGTAGTGCCGTAGATGTTCGGAACGGTGAGTTCGAGCGAGAGACCCTCGACCCCGGCCTCCGCCAGGAGGCTCTTCGCCTCTTCTGGGTCGTAGGGCCGCAGAGAGGTGAGATCCTCATAACCGGGATCGAGCGGCGGAATCGGGCCGCCCATCTCGACGCCCGCGCCGCCGATCGCGTCAATGACCGCGGCGTGGTCGACGGCGAGCTGGAGGGCCTTGCGCACGCGAACGTCGTCGAGCGGCTTCCGCTCGTTGTTGAACGCCAGCGTGTACTTGTCCGTCGTCTTGCCCTCGTGCAGCGTGAATTCGGTGCCTTCGAACTGCCCCCGCAGGTTCGGGTCGACAGCAGTGAGAACGTCGAGGTCTCCCGCCAGGGCCGCGTTTACGCCAGCCGTTGTGTCGCCGATGTAGACGAAGACGACTTCAGCGACTTTCGCAGCATCCCCCCAGTAGTCGTCGTTGCGCGCGAGCGTGATGGAGTCTCCTTGCTTCCACTCCTCGAGCGTGAACGGACCCGTGCCGTTCGCCGTCGTCGATATGTCGTTGTCGGCATCCTGATCGAGAACGAGACCCGCGCGTCCGCTGAGGTTCCACAGCAGGTTAGAGTCGGGTTCGGAGAGCGTGAGCGTGACGGTGTCGTCATCGGTCGCCGCAATCTCCGTCACTGATTCGAGCAGTTCATGGTCTCGGAGCTCTGGGTCGTCTTTCACCTGCGTGAGGGACCACACGACATCGTCGACAGTCAGCTCATCGCCGTTATGGAACGTGATGCCGTCGTTGATGTCGAACGTGTAGGTGAGCCCGTCATCGCTGACCTCGTGTGACGCTGCGATGGTGTCGACGATCGCGCCCGTGGGGGTGCGCGAGACAAGTCCCTCGTAGACGTTGTCGATGAGCACCTGATCGAGTGCCGCCCCGGACGTGCGTCGGATGTCAAGGTCGGTGGGCTCGAGAACGAGTCCGACATTGACAGACGCCTCGGAGTCGGGACCACTGGCCTCGTCGCCCTGGCTGCCGCATCCGCTCAGCGCAAGCGCTGAGATGGCGGCGATACCGATGGCGACGTAGGGGGTTCTCATGCGGAGCAGGTCCTTTCGGTCAGGCTCGAGCCTCGGGGAGTTCCGATGTGCGCGAGCTTTCTTCGAGAGAAGAGAGGACATCGGTGATGACACGGGCAAGTGCGACGGGATCATCCTCTTGAACATTGTGCCCTGTGTCGAGTTCTATGACGTGCGCGCGGGGAAGACGTCCGGTGAATTCTCGGACGCGTTCGTCACTGACGAGACCCCGCCTGGCTCGCACGAGCCAGACCGGCACCGCGACGTCGCCCAGTACGCGCCAGAGTCGCTCGGGGTCCCACCTGAGCGACGGACTCATGCCCGAAAGGTTTCCGAGGTGATGTGTGAAGACCACGCGCCCATCGTCGCGCACGCACGTGTTGAGAGCGACGCCGCGGGCGACGGATTCCCTCGACACTCCGATCCCCGCCGATCGTGCTGCCTCGACAACGTCATCGCGACGGGCAAAATCTGTCGGACCCGCGAGAAAGGCCGCGACCGGCGACGTCTCGTCCGCGCTGACTCCGGGTGTGATGTCGACGAGGATCAGACCGGCCGTGGCCGGGTCCTCCGCCGCAATGAGGGCGGAGGTGAGCCCGCCAAGCGACTGCCCGACTAGGAGGCGAGGGCCGGCGAAGCCGCGAATGACAGAAGAGAGGGATGCTGCGAGGGTCTCCGGCCGGTAGTCGGCGTCGTCGCGCCACTCGGAGCATCCGTGCCCGGGCAGATCAAGGGCGACAGCGGGTGTGCCGAGAGCTGCAGCAGTCGCGTCCCACGTGTGAGCGTTGAGCGCAGCACCGTGAAGGAAGGTGACGACGGGGCGACCATCGCCGTATCGAATGAAACTCACACGTCTGTGCTCAGCGTCGTTCGTCGACGCGCGAGCAGCGGCCTGCAGGGGGAGGGGGATGCCGAATTCGACAGCCTCCTCTTCGCGAAAGCGAAACTCGTCGTCTGCGTCGTCGACGCGATTCATGATCTGCCTTGCCGTGAGAACGTACCTGAACGCGCACGGTGGCAGTGCGATGCGGATCTGGCGCTCGCTCGTCCGTCCTGAGTACAGTTGTGACGCATGGCTCCATCATCTCGCATTCACCCGTCACGCACGCATCGTGACGCCTACACGGCGCTGAGGAATCTCTCGACGACCGTCGCCGGCATCGCCAAAGACGTCGATCTCGACCCGATCCTGGTCGAGCTCGTCCAGATGCGCGCGTCGCAGATCAACGGCTGCGCGTATTGCCTCGATGTGCACTCCCGGTCTCTTGAGAAGCTCGGGGAATCGGCTCAGCGTCTGGCCGTTCTCGCGGCGTGGCGAGAAGCGGACCTGTTCTCTCCTCGTGAGTGCGCCGCCTTGCGTCTGACCGAGGCTGTCACCCTGATCCACGCCGATCAGCTCCCCGATGACGTCTATCGGG
This DNA window, taken from Paramicrobacterium agarici, encodes the following:
- a CDS encoding GNAT family N-acetyltransferase, which codes for MTAEPATSTTTEPRTIRRAMTGDAAGISEIYAHYVAESFATFDELPPTVGAWAERLSALDASGHPVLVAAAASGDVIGYAYVAPWKPKHAYRATVENSIYLAPSAAGTGLGRRLLAGLIDACRDAGHTEIIAVISDRGSDASLALHEHAGFRRVGRLENVGCKFGTWLGVHLLQYSVM
- a CDS encoding amidase, with product MAELHDLSALDLWRALQKGETSPTDVTEHVIERAERHNAQLGAFVTVTPDAARQRAARVQSSVPHTSRLWGLPLADKDLVNRAGVPTGFGSRLFQGVEPAASDELVEVLDAAGAVSIGKTATPEFGLAGYTEPLATGPVRNPWDLTRGVGGSSGGAAAAVAARILPFAPGSDGGGSIRIPAAACGLVGIKPSRGLVPSASGITSLGGLSVGGALARTVTDAALLLDGMIGRVNGRIEHHYTLRAPDDNDGDLLGAAVRGEGRYQLGVMTNTPFDGELDIVVDAAAAAAVDEATTRFADMGHGIEEFELDHDSRYAQRFLALWHASAASLPIEGSRLEQLEPLTRHLVERGRLMSARDLTAVLGALSEFERSVIAQFSRFDAVLTPTLALTPRPLGWFDAEDPERNFRQQCEYEPYTSFVNVAGLPAITLPLVQTETGLPMGVQLIGRPGGEATLFALGTQLERRVRWQDRRPGDFSR
- a CDS encoding ATP-binding cassette domain-containing protein; protein product: MRLCGLTRDYVNRRDTLFAPRSVTHALRSTDLEIPEGASLGIIGESGSGKSTLVRLMLALDTPTSGHVEFRERPVARGRRAGWFRRETGIVFQDPYASLDPRMTVGRIVSEPLSGLRIAGDHRARVLEVLGQVGLDGEMADRYPHEFSGGQRQRIALARAIVHEPCMLVGDEPVSALDVTVRAQILELLADLKAQLGLTLVLVSHDIGIVRDLCENVAVMTDGRIVEKGDTAEVLARPQHPYTTRLLDAVPALDMHEND
- a CDS encoding ATP-binding cassette domain-containing protein, which translates into the protein MSLSVTDLTITVAGRTVVDSVSFAVDDGGRIGIIGESGSGKSMTALAVLGLLPDGATATGSIRLDGRELLGRPDRELARVRGSRIAMVFQEPRTALNPIRTIGRQIMEPVRIHERLGRAECRARALELAKLVALNDPEAMLSRYPHQLSGGQRQRVGIAMALAARPQVLIADEPTTALDVTIQAEILELFERVVTQLGTSLVFITHDLAVLKSIVETAIVLDHGRLAESGSVHDLLAHPTSAVTRRIVDAARATSWTRPEAT
- a CDS encoding ABC transporter permease, with protein sequence MTAPAPVTRRPGWARSLLRSPAGLFGIASTTVLVLCALVSLVWTPHDPVHTDVLDKWQPPSPDHLLGTDNIGRDIFSVLLAGSRVTLQVAIGSALVGAIVGVVFAVLGALTSRWFREVIAVLIDILIAFPTLLIAMMLASAFGGSLMVVILAVGISFGVNIGRVTRPEIRRVSHSEFVTAGVAAGLGPVRNLTRHILPNVAPVFIVQLSWCMAVAVLAETGLSYLGYGAPVSTPSWGRVLAELQAYISIHPLSVVWPGLAITITVLGFNLLGDGLRDATDPRLGRPEVITA
- a CDS encoding ABC transporter permease; this encodes MIRFALTRLALLLVGLLVASALIFVTLRVLPGDVAQVIAGTDGTPEQVQAIRESLGLNQPLLAQYGDWLGGILSGDLGRSMLTGASVTSELVEKSQVTIPLAVLSLATALVIAIPLGILSALKHRSITGSAMSMASQAIAAVPVVWAGMLLVVVFAVGLGWFPPQGFPRDGWEAPGRALYSLVLPALTIGVVEGAVLLRFIRSAALEALGQDYVRTAAAKGLTRTRALVTHGMPNVALTVVSVLALQIAGLLVGAVIIEQLFNLPGIGRMLVTDVGNRDLEKVQGDVLVLTGLVLIIGTVVDIVARAIDPRQREVSA
- a CDS encoding ABC transporter substrate-binding protein is translated as MRTPYVAIGIAAISALALSGCGSQGDEASGPDSEASVNVGLVLEPTDLDIRRTSGAALDQVLIDNVYEGLVSRTPTGAIVDTIAASHEVSDDGLTYTFDINDGITFHNGDELTVDDVVWSLTQVKDDPELRDHELLESVTEIAATDDDTVTLTLSEPDSNLLWNLSGRAGLVLDQDADNDISTTANGTGPFTLEEWKQGDSITLARNDDYWGDAAKVAEVVFVYIGDTTAGVNAALAGDLDVLTAVDPNLRGQFEGTEFTLHEGKTTDKYTLAFNNERKPLDDVRVRKALQLAVDHAAVIDAIGGAGVEMGGPIPPLDPGYEDLTSLRPYDPEEAKSLLAEAGVEGLSLELTVPNIYGTTVANLLVSAYKEIGVELTVNSVEFSTWLNDVYTNHDYDLSFVDHLEPRDFGNWANPDYYFGYDNADVQKLYAESVRATDPETAEQKLADAAKIVAEDHAADWLYNALTLTAIAEGITGFPTDSPNARLDLSSLAVTA
- a CDS encoding alpha/beta fold hydrolase — its product is MNRVDDADDEFRFREEEAVEFGIPLPLQAAARASTNDAEHRRVSFIRYGDGRPVVTFLHGAALNAHTWDATAAALGTPAVALDLPGHGCSEWRDDADYRPETLAASLSSVIRGFAGPRLLVGQSLGGLTSALIAAEDPATAGLILVDITPGVSADETSPVAAFLAGPTDFARRDDVVEAARSAGIGVSRESVARGVALNTCVRDDGRVVFTHHLGNLSGMSPSLRWDPERLWRVLGDVAVPVWLVRARRGLVSDERVREFTGRLPRAHVIELDTGHNVQEDDPVALARVITDVLSSLEESSRTSELPEARA
- a CDS encoding carboxymuconolactone decarboxylase family protein: MAPSSRIHPSRTHRDAYTALRNLSTTVAGIAKDVDLDPILVELVQMRASQINGCAYCLDVHSRSLEKLGESAQRLAVLAAWREADLFSPRECAALRLTEAVTLIHADQLPDDVYREATELFSAEQYAALLWVIVSINSFNRVAIAGRYEIGPR